In the genome of Vibrio sp. 16, one region contains:
- a CDS encoding NAD(P)H-dependent oxidoreductase, with the protein MPTNNVLVLYAHPSPRRSEVNQPLFRAAKAIEGVTAVDLYYEYPTYNINIDLEQQRLRDHDIIIFQFPLYWYSTPSILKEWQDLVLEYGFAYGSEGNALHGKKFFCALTAGGKEDAYQSDGYNHFTIRKLLYPLEQMASLTGMRYLAPFALFGARTAKEEGRIKQHVEEWKTLLQALVDGRLNFKQAAKAEKLTHCLASIKTEDKA; encoded by the coding sequence ATGCCAACCAACAACGTCCTTGTTCTCTATGCTCATCCGTCACCGAGACGTTCAGAAGTGAATCAACCTTTGTTCCGCGCGGCAAAGGCGATCGAAGGTGTCACCGCGGTCGATCTCTATTACGAGTACCCAACTTACAACATCAATATAGACCTCGAACAACAGCGGTTGCGCGATCACGACATCATCATTTTCCAATTTCCGCTTTATTGGTATTCCACGCCATCCATCTTGAAGGAATGGCAAGATCTTGTGCTGGAGTACGGTTTCGCGTACGGCAGCGAAGGTAATGCCCTCCACGGCAAGAAGTTTTTCTGCGCCCTCACCGCTGGCGGTAAAGAAGACGCTTATCAAAGTGATGGCTATAACCATTTTACAATTCGAAAACTGCTCTACCCGCTTGAGCAAATGGCATCACTTACGGGGATGAGATACCTCGCGCCTTTTGCCCTGTTTGGCGCAAGAACAGCAAAAGAAGAAGGGCGAATTAAACAGCACGTTGAAGAGTGGAAAACGCTCCTTCAAGCGCTTGTGGATGGGCGCTTGAATTTCAAACAGGCAGCAAAAGCAGAAAAACTGACTCATTGTTTAGCGAGTATCAAAACTGAGGACAAGGCATGA
- a CDS encoding HAD family hydrolase yields MPAIQLDTTSIKAIVFDLDNTLVSSNMDFKWLREQIGCPLDSDLLSFVDTLNCPVETEQANAMILQHELDDAQHSTPMPGCMKLLDFINANQLQTAIITRNCEQAAKQKVVHNQLDISRIISREHYPPKPAPDSLLALAKEWSLRAHQILYVGDYLYDLQAAYNANMPSCLVTHGQRAQFADHASLVVEYLDDIIDAISRGSR; encoded by the coding sequence ATGCCCGCAATTCAACTTGATACTACCTCCATCAAAGCAATTGTATTCGACCTAGACAATACCTTAGTCAGTTCAAACATGGACTTTAAATGGTTAAGAGAGCAAATCGGCTGCCCTTTGGACAGTGATTTGCTCTCATTTGTCGACACGCTCAACTGCCCTGTTGAAACCGAGCAGGCTAACGCAATGATTCTCCAACACGAACTCGACGATGCTCAGCACTCAACGCCGATGCCGGGTTGCATGAAACTGCTCGACTTCATCAACGCCAATCAATTGCAAACCGCCATCATCACTCGCAACTGCGAACAAGCTGCCAAACAAAAAGTCGTTCACAATCAACTGGATATTTCGCGCATAATCAGTCGCGAGCACTATCCGCCAAAACCCGCCCCAGACTCCTTACTCGCTCTTGCCAAAGAATGGTCACTCCGAGCGCATCAAATTCTCTATGTCGGCGACTACCTATATGATTTACAAGCGGCTTATAACGCCAATATGCCCTCATGCTTGGTGACTCATGGACAAAGAGCGCAATTTGCAGACCACGCCTCGTTAGTGGTTGAGTACCTCGACGACATCATTGACGCCATCAGCCGCGGCAGTCGTTAG
- a CDS encoding glutaredoxin family protein, giving the protein MKFIRWFLGRVILLLNFVFSPRGVKRSPDAQKEADTKAQSMALYQFEACPFCVKVRRAMKRQSVNIELRDAKNDPTHRADLEAGGGRIKVPCLRIEKDGQVEWMYESSDIVTYLEKEFA; this is encoded by the coding sequence ATGAAATTTATTCGTTGGTTTTTGGGCCGCGTTATTTTGTTGCTCAACTTTGTTTTCTCCCCAAGAGGAGTCAAACGTTCACCAGATGCGCAAAAAGAGGCCGATACCAAAGCGCAATCCATGGCCCTGTATCAATTTGAAGCGTGTCCATTTTGTGTGAAAGTTCGTCGTGCAATGAAGCGTCAGTCAGTGAATATTGAGCTCAGAGATGCTAAAAATGATCCCACCCATCGCGCTGATCTTGAAGCGGGTGGCGGCCGTATTAAAGTGCCATGTCTTCGCATTGAAAAAGATGGTCAGGTAGAGTGGATGTACGAATCTTCAGACATCGTCACTTATCTGGAGAAAGAGTTCGCCTAA
- the norR gene encoding nitric oxide reductase transcriptional regulator NorR, protein MQDISVSTLIDMTISLAAGDNDHDRFNKLLDAIRKAIQCDCVALLSLQGDTLVPLAIQGLTRDTLGRRFKVDEHPRFKKICESKSAIRFDADCELPDPFDNLLLDYEGDLPMHACMGLPLVYAETLIGILTLDSLTPNVFDQIPTRSLDALSALAASSLKVALTVSQLEQQAKQTQQRFEELNEEAWERDGGEIIGASDSMQLLKSDIEVVAPSNFNILIHGETGVGKELVARSLHHLSARKKQPLVYVNCAAIPENLVESELFGHVKGAFTGADKSRMGKFALANGGTLFLDEIGELPLAAQSKILRALQNNEIQPVGQDKVETIDVRVLAATNRDLKKEVADGRFRSDLYHRLSVYPIQVPPLRERDGDIILLAGYFLEQARRKLGIVQIKLGKEARLALAKYNWPGNVRELEHVINRAALKARARVRIGHLITVTLEDIGDLHSVSGLTAQASSAPATLTHDIDWSKGLRETTESYQRTIIMAALTEANFNWAQAARELKTDRANLTRLAKRLGINVTKKHQIELN, encoded by the coding sequence ATGCAAGATATCTCTGTTTCCACGTTGATCGATATGACCATCAGCCTTGCTGCCGGTGACAATGACCACGATAGATTCAACAAATTACTCGATGCCATCCGTAAGGCGATTCAATGTGATTGCGTCGCACTACTCTCACTTCAAGGTGATACTCTCGTTCCTTTAGCCATTCAGGGGCTGACTCGAGACACACTAGGACGTCGATTTAAAGTAGACGAGCACCCAAGGTTTAAAAAAATCTGTGAGTCCAAAAGTGCCATCCGTTTTGACGCCGACTGCGAACTTCCCGATCCTTTTGACAACCTACTACTGGATTATGAAGGCGACCTGCCAATGCATGCCTGCATGGGACTGCCGCTGGTTTACGCGGAGACGCTCATTGGTATTCTCACCCTAGATAGCCTGACACCGAATGTATTTGACCAGATTCCTACTCGTAGTTTAGACGCTCTCTCTGCCCTTGCTGCATCAAGCCTTAAGGTCGCACTCACCGTTAGCCAATTAGAGCAGCAAGCGAAGCAGACTCAACAACGTTTTGAAGAACTTAATGAGGAGGCATGGGAGCGAGATGGCGGAGAGATCATTGGCGCCAGTGATTCGATGCAATTGCTCAAGTCGGATATTGAGGTGGTGGCTCCATCAAATTTCAACATACTGATTCACGGTGAAACCGGCGTAGGCAAAGAGTTGGTCGCCCGCAGCCTTCATCACTTGTCGGCACGAAAAAAACAACCCTTGGTCTATGTAAACTGTGCTGCGATTCCAGAAAACTTGGTCGAGAGTGAGCTGTTTGGTCATGTAAAAGGGGCGTTTACTGGAGCCGATAAATCCCGTATGGGCAAATTTGCTCTGGCTAACGGCGGTACGCTCTTTCTCGATGAAATTGGTGAACTCCCGCTTGCCGCGCAAAGCAAAATATTACGAGCACTGCAAAACAACGAAATTCAGCCTGTTGGTCAAGACAAGGTTGAAACCATTGACGTGCGGGTACTTGCCGCCACTAACCGTGACCTCAAAAAGGAAGTCGCTGACGGCCGCTTTCGCTCTGACCTCTACCATAGATTGAGCGTTTACCCTATTCAGGTTCCGCCGCTTCGCGAACGCGACGGGGATATAATTCTGCTAGCAGGGTACTTCTTAGAACAAGCGAGACGTAAACTTGGCATTGTACAAATCAAGTTGGGTAAAGAAGCTCGACTGGCTCTGGCCAAGTATAATTGGCCAGGAAACGTTCGAGAGCTCGAACACGTTATTAATCGTGCGGCGCTTAAAGCACGGGCAAGAGTGCGAATTGGCCACCTTATCACGGTGACTCTTGAAGATATTGGCGATCTGCATTCCGTATCAGGGTTAACCGCCCAAGCGTCCTCGGCTCCAGCCACATTGACTCATGATATTGACTGGTCGAAAGGGCTTCGTGAAACGACGGAATCCTATCAACGAACCATCATCATGGCCGCCCTCACCGAAGCCAATTTCAACTGGGCTCAAGCAGCGCGGGAACTTAAAACCGACCGAGCTAACCTGACTCGCTTAGCGAAACGCTTAGGCATAAATGTCACCAAAAAACACCAAATAGAACTCAACTAA
- the hmpA gene encoding NO-inducible flavohemoprotein, giving the protein MLNNQHIDIVKSTIPLLESAGPALTAHFYQRMFAHNPELKDIFNMTHQKTGRQSVALFEAVAAYAKNIENLAALTSAVERIAHKHTSFNIQAEHYHIVGHHLIETLRELAPDAFTAEVEEAWTAAYLFLAQIFIDREGDLYQQRSQAKGGWENAREFKVTQKIRESEFVTSFVLAPVDGGAVLDYQPGQYLGIEVKPTGSEHVEIRQYSLSHKPNGKDYRISVKREVGEHKGLVSNHMHDAVKVGDVVRLYAPAGDFYYQEKNVPVVLISAGVGATPMQSMLHSLADAGKQDVSYLYACNGPEQHTFKQETAQLIEQQGWKQFAWYLNAEADFSGQMDLCLVSEVLPMTEADFYICGPVLFMENIVKQLASLGVSRDRIHYEVFGPHTYL; this is encoded by the coding sequence ATGCTTAACAACCAGCATATTGACATTGTAAAGAGCACTATTCCATTACTTGAAAGTGCCGGCCCTGCGCTTACGGCCCACTTTTATCAGCGTATGTTTGCGCATAATCCTGAGCTCAAAGACATTTTCAATATGACGCACCAAAAAACAGGACGCCAAAGTGTCGCATTATTTGAGGCGGTAGCAGCGTATGCAAAGAACATTGAGAACCTTGCAGCTCTGACATCTGCGGTAGAGCGCATTGCTCACAAACATACCAGTTTCAATATTCAAGCAGAGCATTACCACATTGTCGGTCACCATTTGATTGAGACCCTACGTGAACTTGCGCCAGACGCATTTACAGCAGAAGTGGAAGAAGCCTGGACAGCGGCTTATTTGTTTTTAGCGCAGATTTTCATTGATCGTGAAGGTGATTTGTATCAGCAGCGCAGCCAAGCCAAAGGCGGTTGGGAGAACGCGCGCGAATTCAAAGTTACGCAAAAAATCCGCGAGTCTGAGTTTGTCACCAGCTTTGTCCTCGCTCCCGTTGATGGTGGCGCAGTACTTGATTATCAACCCGGGCAATACTTAGGTATTGAGGTGAAGCCAACAGGTTCAGAACATGTTGAGATCAGGCAGTACTCGTTATCGCACAAACCAAATGGCAAAGACTATCGTATCTCTGTTAAGCGCGAAGTGGGTGAGCACAAGGGCTTGGTGTCGAATCACATGCATGATGCTGTCAAAGTGGGTGATGTGGTTCGCTTATACGCACCAGCAGGCGACTTTTACTATCAAGAAAAGAACGTGCCTGTAGTGTTAATTTCTGCGGGTGTTGGGGCGACGCCAATGCAGTCTATGCTTCATAGTCTCGCGGATGCGGGTAAGCAAGATGTGAGCTACTTGTACGCGTGTAATGGGCCGGAGCAGCACACGTTCAAGCAAGAAACGGCACAATTAATTGAGCAGCAAGGGTGGAAGCAGTTTGCGTGGTATCTAAACGCAGAAGCGGATTTCTCTGGCCAAATGGATCTTTGTCTTGTGAGTGAAGTTTTGCCTATGACTGAGGCGGATTTTTATATTTGTGGTCCGGTGCTGTTTATGGAGAACATTGTTAAGCAGCTTGCATCACTTGGCGTATCACGCGATCGCATTCATTACGAGGTGTTTGGCCCACACACTTACCTGTAA